A single genomic interval of uncultured Desulfobulbus sp. harbors:
- a CDS encoding NAD(P)H-dependent oxidoreductase subunit E, whose product MPASPRPTPPSDETRWHLVDRVMQRLDNQPSALIETLHAAQGAFGFLEKTTLSYIAARLHLPPAKVFGVATFYNHFTLKPKGEHTLAVCTGTACHLKGNDRLLDWMEERYHLAPGGTTTDNRLSLVEVRCVGACALAPVFLTDNRLIGKKSFAEATAIIREWLDDES is encoded by the coding sequence ATGCCCGCTTCTCCCCGTCCTACACCACCAAGCGATGAGACCCGTTGGCACCTTGTCGACCGGGTCATGCAACGGCTCGATAACCAACCCTCCGCGTTGATCGAGACCCTGCACGCCGCCCAGGGCGCCTTTGGATTCCTCGAAAAGACCACGCTCAGCTACATCGCCGCCCGGCTCCACCTGCCGCCGGCCAAGGTGTTTGGTGTGGCCACTTTCTACAATCATTTCACACTCAAACCCAAAGGGGAGCATACCCTGGCCGTCTGCACCGGCACCGCCTGTCACCTCAAGGGCAACGACAGGCTCCTGGACTGGATGGAGGAACGGTATCACCTCGCCCCAGGCGGGACAACCACGGATAATCGTCTTTCTCTGGTTGAAGTCCGTTGCGTCGGCGCCTGTGCACTGGCCCCGGTGTTTTTGACGGACAACAGGCTTATCGGCAAGAAGAGCTTTGCGGAAGCAACCGCCATCATCAGGGAGTGGCTCGACGATGAATCGTGA
- a CDS encoding NADH-ubiquinone oxidoreductase-F iron-sulfur binding region domain-containing protein codes for MNREELNHLAHAHRAHLDGFGHHIFVCAGLGCPENEAIHAALCRVVGERHLEHEVLVRKAGCMGLCALGPIVLVQPGEITYSHVDPEDAEEIIEALGKEPIPRLLVSPDLPFFTRQVKNVLALSGRIDPESIDDYIAAGGYGGLVGVLTSMRPGEVIRTIQESGLRGRGGAGYPTGLKWATVAKAAGEKKYLICNGDEGDPGAFMDRSILESTPHAVLEGMLIAAYAVGANRGYFYVRAEYPLAVKRLHLAIREAEKKNLLGHGICGTSFECSLQVRLGAGAFVCGEETALIASVEGRRGTPRPRPPYPAEKGLWGCPTLINNVETYANIPPIIRNGSQWFAAIGTEQSRGTKVFALTGKIRNAGLVEVPMGMSLREIIFDIGGGIADGHAFKGVQTGGPSGGCIPAEFLDALVSYESLSGLGSIMGSGGMIVIDETSSMIDVVKYFMEFCMEESCGKCVPCRTGTVQIHRLLTRFQERRAIARDLTQLEELCDLMKNASLCGLGQSAPNPVLSSLRSFRQEYLDRMVADDAEGEVRP; via the coding sequence ATGAATCGTGAAGAACTCAACCACCTTGCTCATGCCCATCGAGCGCATCTCGATGGGTTTGGCCACCATATCTTCGTCTGTGCCGGATTGGGCTGCCCGGAGAACGAGGCGATCCATGCGGCCCTGTGCCGGGTCGTGGGCGAACGCCACCTGGAACACGAGGTGCTGGTGCGTAAGGCCGGGTGCATGGGGTTGTGCGCCCTGGGACCGATCGTTCTCGTCCAGCCCGGGGAGATCACCTACAGCCATGTAGATCCGGAGGATGCGGAAGAGATTATTGAGGCCTTGGGCAAGGAACCGATTCCACGGTTGCTGGTGTCCCCGGATCTACCTTTTTTCACCCGGCAGGTCAAGAACGTGTTGGCCCTCTCCGGCCGGATAGATCCGGAAAGCATCGACGATTATATTGCCGCCGGCGGCTATGGTGGGTTGGTGGGCGTACTGACCTCCATGCGGCCCGGTGAGGTTATCCGCACCATTCAGGAGAGCGGCCTGCGAGGCCGTGGCGGTGCCGGGTACCCCACCGGACTCAAATGGGCCACCGTGGCCAAGGCCGCAGGAGAGAAAAAGTACCTGATATGTAACGGCGACGAGGGGGATCCCGGCGCCTTCATGGACCGGTCCATCCTCGAGAGCACGCCCCACGCCGTTCTCGAGGGGATGCTCATCGCCGCCTATGCGGTGGGGGCAAACCGGGGCTACTTCTACGTCCGGGCGGAATATCCCCTGGCGGTCAAGCGATTGCATCTGGCCATTCGCGAGGCCGAAAAGAAAAATTTGCTCGGCCATGGAATCTGCGGGACCAGCTTCGAGTGCTCCCTCCAAGTCCGGCTCGGTGCCGGCGCCTTTGTCTGCGGCGAGGAGACCGCCCTCATCGCCTCGGTCGAAGGTCGGCGCGGCACGCCCCGGCCCAGGCCGCCCTATCCGGCGGAGAAGGGACTCTGGGGCTGCCCAACCCTGATCAACAATGTCGAGACCTATGCCAACATCCCGCCGATCATTCGCAACGGGTCCCAATGGTTTGCCGCCATCGGCACCGAGCAGAGCAGGGGCACCAAGGTCTTTGCCCTGACCGGAAAGATTCGCAATGCGGGGTTGGTGGAGGTGCCCATGGGCATGAGCCTGCGCGAAATCATCTTCGATATCGGCGGCGGCATTGCCGATGGCCATGCCTTCAAGGGGGTGCAGACCGGTGGTCCTTCGGGTGGCTGCATTCCTGCGGAATTCCTCGATGCCCTGGTGAGTTACGAAAGTTTGAGCGGTTTAGGCTCGATCATGGGCTCGGGCGGTATGATCGTCATTGACGAAACCTCGAGCATGATCGATGTGGTCAAGTATTTCATGGAATTCTGCATGGAGGAGTCCTGCGGCAAATGCGTGCCCTGCCGGACCGGTACCGTCCAGATCCATCGGCTCCTCACCCGCTTCCAGGAGCGGCGTGCCATTGCCCGCGATCTAACCCAGTTGGAGGAACTCTGCGACCTGATGAAGAATGCCAGCCTCTGCGGTTTGGGCCAGTCGGCACCCAATCCGGTGTTGAGTTCGCTGCGCTCTTTCCGCCAGGAATACCTTGATCGAATGGTGGCGGATGATGCCGAAGGGGAGGTGAGGCCATGA
- the hoxU gene encoding bidirectional hydrogenase complex protein HoxU — protein MSATILTLTIDGQHLSGLATETILQVAREHGIAIPTLCYLEGLSAVGSCRLCMVEIEGSPKLHPACVTTIREGMVVTTQSERLQRYRRTIVQLILAERNHVCSVCVANGHCELQELACELGIDHVEFPGCYPSLAVDASHSRFVLDHNRCVLCTRCVRVCGEIEGAHTWDIKNRGRRSLIVADLDTPWGASTTCTGCGKCVHVCPTGALSEKGTSVAEMRKKRLTLPYLVANRAEEKQ, from the coding sequence ATGAGTGCAACGATCCTCACCCTGACCATCGATGGACAGCACCTCAGTGGTTTGGCCACGGAAACCATTCTCCAGGTGGCCCGCGAACACGGTATCGCCATTCCCACCCTCTGTTATCTGGAGGGGCTTTCCGCGGTGGGTTCCTGCCGGCTGTGCATGGTCGAGATCGAGGGCAGCCCCAAGCTGCATCCCGCCTGCGTCACCACGATTCGCGAGGGTATGGTGGTCACCACCCAATCGGAGCGCCTGCAACGCTACCGCCGCACCATTGTCCAGTTGATCCTAGCCGAACGCAACCATGTCTGCTCGGTGTGCGTGGCCAACGGCCACTGCGAACTGCAGGAACTGGCCTGCGAGCTGGGGATCGATCATGTCGAATTTCCCGGCTGCTACCCGAGTCTCGCGGTCGACGCCTCGCACAGCCGTTTCGTGCTTGATCACAACCGCTGTGTGCTCTGCACCCGTTGCGTGCGGGTCTGCGGCGAGATTGAAGGGGCCCACACCTGGGATATCAAGAATCGGGGGCGCCGCAGCCTGATCGTCGCCGACCTGGATACGCCCTGGGGGGCTTCCACGACCTGCACCGGCTGCGGCAAGTGTGTCCATGTCTGCCCCACCGGGGCCCTGTCGGAAAAGGGCACCTCGGTTGCGGAGATGCGCAAGAAGCGGCTAACGCTGCCCTATCTGGTGGCCAATCGTGCGGAGGAGAAGCAATGA
- a CDS encoding PPC domain-containing DNA-binding protein, with translation MRYTTAEPGRVFVLRLEDGEIVHEVIEKFADEQRIDAASLIIVGGADDGSRLVVGPAEDRGLPLEPMQQTLHHVHEVTGTGTLFRDTDGVPLVHCTWPAAATPAPLSAVFAKGCGSGM, from the coding sequence ATGCGATATACCACAGCAGAACCGGGACGGGTCTTCGTCCTCCGCCTGGAAGACGGCGAGATAGTCCACGAGGTGATCGAAAAATTTGCCGATGAACAGCGGATCGATGCCGCCTCGCTTATCATCGTGGGCGGGGCCGATGACGGCAGCCGGTTGGTGGTCGGTCCGGCCGAGGATCGCGGCTTGCCGCTGGAACCGATGCAGCAGACCCTGCACCACGTACATGAGGTCACCGGTACCGGCACCCTGTTCCGCGATACGGACGGCGTTCCTCTGGTCCATTGCACTTGGCCTGCGGCCGCAACACCGGCACCATTGTCGGCTGTATTCGCGAAGGGGTGCGGGTCTGGCATGTGA
- a CDS encoding TolC family protein, giving the protein MCLQPANLSLASIPSLEKAVVLQENGLSTLLGRNPGPIARGKTIDQLVAPAIVAGMPSTLLERRPDIRQAEQNLIAANAQIGVARAAYFPSISLTGALGSASGDLGDLFAGPAKTWQFSAPLTVPIFTAGKIAGNVEAAEALRQQALLSYRKAIENGFREVDDALAGHLFTQKQLAAQKRQVDSLRQYAEIARLRYENGYADYLSVLDAERSLFNARLASTQTQAALHQSLIDLYKAMGGGWATRPAPIRRERGEQTPTDPSVVPKPQGS; this is encoded by the coding sequence ATGTGCCTACAACCCGCAAACTTAAGCCTGGCCAGCATTCCCAGCCTGGAAAAGGCAGTGGTGCTCCAGGAAAACGGTCTCAGCACCCTCCTGGGGCGCAACCCGGGACCCATAGCCCGCGGAAAAACCATTGATCAGCTGGTGGCTCCTGCCATTGTCGCCGGCATGCCTTCCACGCTTCTGGAGCGGCGGCCGGATATCCGCCAGGCGGAACAGAACCTGATCGCCGCCAATGCCCAGATCGGCGTGGCCCGGGCCGCCTACTTCCCGAGCATCTCCCTGACCGGCGCCCTTGGTTCGGCCAGTGGCGATCTCGGCGATCTGTTTGCGGGACCGGCCAAGACCTGGCAGTTCAGCGCCCCCCTCACCGTGCCCATCTTCACCGCCGGTAAAATTGCCGGCAACGTCGAGGCGGCCGAGGCCCTCCGTCAACAGGCGCTGCTCAGCTATCGCAAGGCCATTGAGAACGGATTTCGCGAGGTCGACGATGCCCTGGCCGGACACCTGTTCACCCAAAAGCAACTGGCCGCGCAAAAGCGTCAGGTCGATTCGCTGCGTCAGTATGCCGAGATCGCCCGGCTCCGCTATGAAAACGGCTATGCCGATTATCTCTCCGTGCTCGATGCCGAGCGGAGCCTGTTCAATGCCCGGCTTGCCTCTACCCAGACCCAGGCTGCGCTCCATCAGTCGCTGATCGACCTCTACAAGGCCATGGGCGGCGGCTGGGCGACCCGGCCCGCACCCATACGTCGGGAGAGAGGTGAGCAAACTCCAACCGACCCGTCCGTTGTCCCCAAACCGCAGGGGAGCTGA
- a CDS encoding IS1634 family transposase yields the protein MYLRTTKRKNKNGTVTEYLQLAHNERNPETNSTVARIVHSFGRADQLDREALVRLARSIGRVCGITIVDSAGTEGAHSGGLPDDLEILRTVELGTLLVIENLWERLGIGKALRTLLDKGKYAVAYDQALLAMTANRLCAPESKLGVWDRWLEQVHLPKCQGLKLRQMYEAMDFLHKHIDAVEEAVFFQTANLFNLSVDLIFYDTTTASFSIDYEDEADENDGLRQYGHSKEGTWTPQIVVALAVTREGLPVKSWVFPGNTADVSTIKRIRKDLRGWNLGRALFVADSGMNSSANREELARACGKYLLATRMATVAEIKKEVLSQPGRFTTFTDNLQAKEVVIGDGERRRRYILCFNPKEAERQRIHREEIVGMLEEELAGHKDRDASAQWAVELLASKRYKRYLKTTEAGKIRLDRAAITEAKRYDGKWVLETNDDTISLEDAALGYKGLLVIERCFRSLKRTQIKMMPMYHWAARRIEAHVKICVLALLIERVAELECGQPWAQIRRNLAKLQATEFHNDQHSFLQINSAPEACRDLMKKLATPLPKKVFGIKPLEK from the coding sequence ATGTATCTGCGAACCACGAAAAGAAAAAACAAGAACGGCACTGTTACCGAGTATCTCCAGCTCGCCCACAACGAGCGGAATCCGGAGACCAACTCCACCGTAGCCCGTATCGTCCACAGCTTCGGTCGCGCCGATCAGCTCGACCGCGAGGCCCTGGTTCGGCTCGCCCGATCCATTGGCAGAGTCTGTGGGATTACCATTGTTGACTCCGCTGGCACCGAAGGCGCTCATAGCGGCGGCCTGCCCGACGATCTCGAGATCCTGCGCACAGTGGAACTCGGCACGTTGCTCGTCATCGAAAATCTTTGGGAGCGATTGGGTATCGGCAAGGCGTTGCGGACTCTGCTGGACAAAGGCAAGTATGCCGTTGCCTACGATCAGGCCCTGCTGGCCATGACGGCGAATCGTCTCTGCGCACCGGAATCCAAGCTCGGGGTTTGGGACCGGTGGCTGGAGCAGGTCCATCTGCCCAAATGCCAAGGCCTGAAACTGCGGCAGATGTATGAGGCCATGGACTTTCTCCACAAGCATATTGATGCGGTGGAGGAGGCTGTCTTTTTCCAGACCGCCAATCTGTTCAACCTCTCGGTCGATCTGATTTTTTACGACACCACGACGGCTTCGTTCTCCATTGATTACGAGGACGAGGCCGATGAAAACGACGGTCTGCGTCAGTACGGCCACTCCAAGGAGGGCACGTGGACGCCGCAAATCGTGGTCGCCCTGGCGGTTACCCGAGAGGGATTGCCGGTAAAAAGCTGGGTTTTTCCCGGTAACACGGCGGATGTATCCACGATCAAACGCATCAGGAAGGACCTGCGAGGCTGGAACCTCGGTCGTGCCCTGTTTGTTGCCGACTCGGGCATGAACTCCTCTGCCAACCGGGAAGAGCTTGCACGGGCCTGTGGCAAATACCTGCTGGCCACCCGCATGGCGACGGTTGCCGAAATCAAGAAAGAGGTCCTGTCCCAACCCGGTCGCTTCACCACCTTCACCGACAACCTGCAAGCCAAGGAGGTTGTTATCGGCGATGGCGAGCGACGGCGGCGATACATCCTCTGCTTCAACCCAAAGGAAGCAGAGCGGCAACGAATACATCGAGAAGAGATCGTCGGCATGCTCGAAGAGGAGCTTGCCGGCCATAAAGACCGTGATGCTTCCGCCCAATGGGCCGTCGAACTGCTGGCCTCAAAACGATACAAGCGATACCTGAAAACAACCGAGGCCGGAAAAATTCGCCTGGACCGAGCAGCCATCACCGAGGCCAAACGCTACGACGGCAAGTGGGTGCTGGAAACCAACGATGACACCATCAGCCTTGAAGATGCAGCCCTTGGCTACAAAGGGCTTTTGGTTATCGAACGGTGTTTTCGATCGCTCAAGCGTACCCAGATCAAGATGATGCCTATGTATCATTGGGCTGCGCGGCGCATCGAAGCGCATGTGAAAATCTGTGTGCTGGCGTTGCTCATCGAGCGCGTTGCAGAACTTGAGTGTGGTCAACCGTGGGCTCAGATTCGACGCAATTTAGCCAAGCTTCAAGCCACTGAGTTCCACAATGACCAACACAGTTTTCTTCAGATTAATTCAGCACCGGAAGCCTGCCGCGACTTGATGAAAAAACTCGCAACTCCGCTTCCGAAGAAGGTTTTTGGCATAAAGCCCCTTGAAAAATAA
- a CDS encoding HD domain-containing phosphohydrolase, with amino-acid sequence MARSRPLTLTTFVYRTLTLRLSLMALAIGLLTAAAVFFSERHNLQTQVVDDARREVRLLTQRTMGLVREQGLKPREALHRAFQDRLSLAVNPKNGRFVYVDFFQPGTRDNEEHCDATYPLIDQVARFARDQLPLVRVPDEHAETVLIANRLHIWMIMPLMDPSTPTSPAALTVFAPSAKTLEAISAKLRRSVLLALLIVGATSLILYPVILQLVRKLGQFSHNLLEANLGTLTLLASAIAKRDSDTDIHNFRVTLYAVRLAEALHLDNGAIQTIIKGAFLHDVGKIGIRDEILLKPGKLDQEEFSEMQEHVQFGLDIISNSQWLGDAAEIVGNHHEKFDGNGYPQGKKGDGIPLAARIFAVVDVFDALSSKRPYKEPLSYAATMELIDRGRGHQFDPAIVDTFATIAPALYRNYAGRDDHNLRQELQALIARYFSQGEIILD; translated from the coding sequence ATGGCCAGATCTCGCCCCCTCACCTTGACAACCTTTGTCTATCGGACCCTGACCCTGCGCCTGAGCTTGATGGCTCTTGCGATCGGCCTCTTGACCGCAGCTGCCGTCTTTTTTTCCGAACGGCACAACCTACAGACACAGGTGGTGGATGATGCGCGCAGGGAAGTTCGCCTCTTGACCCAACGCACCATGGGGCTTGTTCGGGAACAGGGGCTAAAACCGCGCGAGGCCTTACATCGGGCATTTCAAGATCGACTTTCGCTTGCGGTCAACCCCAAAAACGGTCGATTTGTCTACGTCGATTTTTTTCAACCCGGCACCAGGGACAACGAGGAACATTGTGACGCCACCTATCCCCTGATCGACCAGGTGGCCCGCTTCGCCCGTGACCAGTTGCCTCTGGTCCGGGTCCCGGACGAACATGCGGAAACGGTGTTGATTGCAAACCGACTTCATATCTGGATGATCATGCCGCTGATGGACCCCTCAACCCCGACATCGCCCGCGGCCCTGACAGTTTTTGCCCCTTCCGCAAAAACCCTGGAGGCCATCAGTGCAAAACTGCGACGCAGCGTACTGCTGGCCTTGCTGATCGTCGGGGCCACCAGCCTGATCCTCTATCCGGTTATCCTCCAGTTGGTGCGCAAGCTGGGCCAGTTTTCCCATAACCTGCTCGAGGCCAATCTCGGTACCCTCACCCTGCTGGCCAGCGCCATTGCCAAACGCGACAGCGACACCGATATTCACAATTTCCGGGTGACCCTCTACGCGGTCCGCCTGGCCGAGGCTTTGCATCTGGACAACGGAGCCATCCAGACCATTATCAAGGGGGCCTTTCTCCATGACGTCGGCAAGATCGGCATTCGCGACGAGATCCTCCTCAAGCCGGGCAAGCTGGATCAGGAAGAATTTTCCGAGATGCAGGAACACGTCCAATTCGGGCTTGATATCATCAGCAACTCCCAATGGCTGGGCGACGCGGCCGAGATCGTCGGCAACCACCATGAAAAATTCGACGGCAACGGCTATCCCCAGGGGAAAAAGGGGGACGGGATTCCGCTGGCCGCCCGCATCTTCGCGGTGGTGGACGTTTTCGATGCGCTCAGCTCCAAACGGCCCTACAAGGAGCCGCTTTCCTATGCAGCCACCATGGAACTGATCGACCGGGGACGCGGCCATCAGTTCGACCCGGCCATTGTCGATACCTTTGCCACCATTGCACCGGCACTGTACCGCAACTATGCCGGTCGCGACGACCACAACCTGCGCCAGGAACTGCAGGCGCTCATTGCCCGCTATTTCAGCCAGGGCGAGATTATTCTCGATTAA
- a CDS encoding class I SAM-dependent methyltransferase: protein MTPSTLIGAVALVLVLTAVVWRFSSRRHSLPCPVWLRWMVELDNPLARTNRAAFIVDTLSLAPGMTVLDAGCGPGRLTLPLAKRVGPEGTVTAVDLQPGMLERVRAKAERAGLGNIKLVRAGLGEGQLPRGHFERAVLVTVLGEIPDRDAALAELYAALKPGGILAVAEIIFDPHFQTKKTVLGLAAAAGFGERTFWGNRMAYLLHFEKPER from the coding sequence ATGACACCATCCACACTGATAGGCGCAGTCGCCTTGGTCCTTGTCCTCACCGCTGTCGTCTGGCGGTTTTCTTCCCGACGGCATAGTTTACCCTGCCCTGTCTGGCTTCGCTGGATGGTGGAGTTGGACAATCCCCTGGCACGCACCAACCGAGCCGCGTTCATCGTCGACACCCTGTCCCTTGCGCCGGGAATGACGGTCCTTGATGCGGGGTGCGGACCTGGCCGATTGACCCTGCCCCTTGCCAAGCGGGTGGGGCCGGAAGGAACGGTGACGGCGGTGGACCTGCAGCCGGGAATGCTGGAACGGGTCAGGGCTAAGGCAGAGAGAGCCGGACTTGGCAATATCAAGCTGGTCCGGGCCGGGTTGGGAGAAGGGCAGTTGCCCCGGGGACACTTCGAGCGGGCGGTGCTGGTCACCGTACTAGGGGAAATTCCCGACCGGGATGCGGCCCTGGCCGAGTTGTATGCCGCGCTCAAGCCCGGCGGAATTCTGGCGGTGGCGGAGATAATCTTTGATCCCCATTTCCAGACAAAAAAAACGGTGCTCGGGCTGGCCGCTGCGGCAGGTTTCGGCGAACGGACCTTCTGGGGAAACCGCATGGCCTATCTGCTCCATTTCGAGAAACCGGAGCGGTAA